A window of the Oncorhynchus keta strain PuntledgeMale-10-30-2019 chromosome 21, Oket_V2, whole genome shotgun sequence genome harbors these coding sequences:
- the vamp3 gene encoding vesicle-associated membrane protein 3 yields the protein MSAPATEGSAPGNRRLQQTQAQVDEVVDIMRVNVDKVLERDSKLSELDDRADALQAGASQFETSAAKLKRKFWWKNCKMWAILIAVIVIILVIIIIWSQSP from the exons AT GTCGGCTCCTGCTACCGAAGGCTCCGCACCAGGCAACCGGCGCCTACAACAGACACAGGCCCAAGTGGATGAG GTGGTGGATATCATGCGTGTGAATGTGGACAAGGTGTTGGAGCGTGACTCGAAGCTGTCGGAACTGGACGACAGGGCGGACGCTTTGCAGGCCGGAGCCTCTCAGTTTGAGACCAGCGCTGCCAAACTCAAAAGGAAGTTCTGGTGGAAGAACTGCAAG ATGTGGGCCATCCTGATAGCTGTTATAGTCATCATCCTGGTCATCATCATCA